The following are encoded together in the Nocardioides sp. Arc9.136 genome:
- a CDS encoding 4'-phosphopantetheinyl transferase superfamily protein → MGTGGPERRERAGRGALRALAERLLVAHTGATGVVRLCPHCGGGDHGQPVLTGAGPLPRVSIGYADGLVAVAWSREGPVGVDVEADGPPVGAYGDRRSWTRTEALLKHAGTGLAHDPRDGLPAGVPTYDLAVPEGYVGTVAGRGVSWCLAGPAAAGEQVRRATTGTGRRGPAR, encoded by the coding sequence GTGGGGACGGGTGGTCCGGAGCGACGCGAGCGGGCGGGGAGGGGAGCGCTGCGCGCGCTCGCCGAGCGCCTCCTGGTGGCGCACACCGGCGCGACCGGCGTCGTCCGGCTGTGCCCGCACTGCGGCGGCGGGGACCACGGCCAGCCGGTGCTGACGGGCGCCGGCCCGCTCCCCCGCGTCTCGATCGGGTACGCCGACGGCCTGGTGGCCGTGGCGTGGAGCCGCGAGGGGCCGGTCGGGGTCGACGTGGAGGCCGACGGCCCGCCGGTCGGGGCGTACGGCGACCGTCGGTCGTGGACGCGGACCGAGGCGCTGCTCAAGCACGCCGGCACGGGCCTGGCCCACGACCCGCGCGACGGCCTGCCGGCCGGCGTGCCGACGTACGACCTGGCGGTGCCGGAGGGCTACGTGGGGACCGTCGCGGGTCGCGGGGTCAGCTGGTGCCTGGCCGGTCCGGCAGCGGCGGGAGAGCAGGTTCGTCGAGCCACGACCGGAACAGGCCGCCGAGGTCCTGCCCGGTGA
- a CDS encoding M1 family metallopeptidase yields the protein MKLPGQHGLPTADDYVPGHGDPAWSARHYDLDLDYDLAPNRLRGRATIDAVAVTDGLDRLVLDLAGLDVDKVTVDGRSPKRWTTRGSRLVVSLAEPLAAGTELRVVVKYAGTPRPLVDDVHGDAGWEELEDGVIVAGQPHGAPTWFPCNDRPDDKATYRIAVTTEPGYVVVANGERTERARQGSSLRWVHEQREPMATYLATVQVGRYDVHELDGARVPVRAAVPEGTDTGDEAFAAGFGRQAEMVAAFEELFGPYPFAAYTSVVTADDLEIPLEAQGLSTFGANFLDPDWRSVRLVAHELAHQWFGNAVTLARWRDIWLHEGFACYAEWLWSERSGGDPADVHARSHHERLAESDQDLVLSDPGPGTMFDDRVYKRGALTLHALRLTVGDESFFELLRTWCERHCGGSVTTTELVALAGEVTGQDLGGLFRSWLDEPALPPLPDRPGTS from the coding sequence GTGAAGCTGCCCGGACAGCACGGCCTGCCCACCGCCGACGACTACGTCCCCGGCCACGGCGACCCCGCCTGGAGCGCCCGCCACTACGACCTCGACCTCGACTACGACCTCGCGCCCAACCGGCTCCGCGGCCGGGCCACCATCGACGCCGTCGCGGTGACCGACGGGCTCGACCGCCTGGTACTCGACCTCGCCGGCCTCGACGTCGACAAGGTGACCGTCGACGGCCGCAGCCCGAAGCGGTGGACCACCCGCGGCAGCCGCCTGGTCGTCTCGCTCGCCGAGCCGCTCGCGGCGGGGACGGAGCTGCGGGTCGTCGTGAAGTACGCCGGCACGCCCCGACCGCTCGTCGACGACGTGCACGGCGACGCCGGCTGGGAGGAGCTGGAGGACGGCGTGATCGTGGCCGGCCAGCCGCACGGCGCCCCGACGTGGTTCCCCTGCAACGACCGGCCCGACGACAAGGCGACGTACCGCATCGCGGTGACCACCGAGCCGGGGTACGTCGTGGTCGCCAACGGCGAGCGGACCGAGCGCGCCCGGCAGGGCTCCAGCCTGCGGTGGGTGCACGAGCAGCGCGAGCCGATGGCGACGTACCTCGCCACCGTGCAGGTCGGGCGGTACGACGTCCACGAGCTCGACGGCGCCCGGGTGCCGGTCCGCGCCGCGGTGCCGGAAGGGACCGACACCGGCGACGAGGCGTTCGCCGCCGGGTTCGGCCGGCAGGCGGAGATGGTCGCGGCCTTCGAGGAACTGTTCGGGCCCTACCCGTTCGCGGCGTACACCTCCGTCGTCACCGCCGACGACCTGGAGATCCCGCTCGAGGCGCAGGGGCTCTCCACCTTCGGCGCGAACTTCCTCGACCCCGACTGGCGCTCGGTCCGGCTGGTCGCCCACGAGCTGGCGCACCAGTGGTTCGGCAACGCGGTCACGCTCGCGCGCTGGCGCGACATCTGGCTGCACGAGGGCTTCGCCTGCTACGCGGAGTGGCTGTGGTCGGAGCGCTCCGGCGGCGACCCCGCCGACGTGCACGCCCGCTCCCACCACGAGCGCCTCGCCGAGTCCGACCAGGACCTCGTGCTCTCCGACCCGGGGCCGGGGACGATGTTCGACGACCGGGTCTACAAGCGCGGCGCGCTCACCCTGCACGCCCTGCGGCTGACCGTGGGCGACGAGTCGTTCTTCGAGCTGCTGCGCACCTGGTGCGAGCGGCACTGCGGCGGGTCGGTCACCACCACCGAGCTGGTCGCCCTGGCCGGCGAGGTCACCGGGCAGGACCTCGGCGGCCTGTTCCGGTCGTGGCTCGACGAACCTGCTCTCCCGCCGCTGCCGGACCGGCCAGGCACCAGCTGA